GAGGGCACATTATAAAATGCTTCCTTTAGCAGTCCGGATTAGATGTTCTGTAAATTAAGTTAGAACATGACTTAGTAAAACAGGTTAAATTATAAAAAGGAGTCATAGTAGTAGCTGTGAGTGTGGCGGCGAAGGAAAATGTTTGTTCTAATATCTCATCTTATGTCAAAGACAGGTATTTAGGCTAGCCAATAATGACAATCGTTTGAAATAGTTTTGGGTAATGATGGAATCATATTTGTTTTGATATGATTCATATTGGAGAATCTCGTTTTCGAGAGTGTCAATTGTGACCTGAAAGAGAAAAGCAAAAAACGTAGCAGTTGATGATAGCTTTAGAGTGGAACAACCAACTACAGATGGATAGCAATTCCAACCGAACTCGTGTGATTATGTTATGGGTATACTTGGTCTGTGGTCGTGTCTGAGTCAGATGACAAAGTTGCAATGAGTGATGTTGCATATCTACGCTAAACATAGCTGTTTGACAAACATAAAAAGTATCATTATTCAGTATGCACAAGCCATCAGTAGATTTGACTATATTATTTTCAGAAATGCTCCTAAAGCCTCATATATAACAAGCTATTTTTGCAGTGAGAGATGATAAGTCATAATGATTTTATTGCGTTATAGCATTTGTCATTCTAAGTGTAACGAGCTGCCTAGTAAATATTCAATTAAAAGTCATATTATGCCCTGTTATACAATATAAAACATGAGCAGGCTAGAGTTAATACAGATAttcatctaaaaaaaatttccgTCAATGTTGAGTTGAACAATGTTAcggtatttaaaaaaatttctaacttcaatgatttttttaaattgtatgcAAGAATCATCTGGTAGCTCTAATACGCAACCCATAGCATGTGAGCAAAAAGCAGGAAAACATAGAACCAGGTTTAAAAACAAGTAGGCCCTACAGAAACTAtttcttattttatatatttagtctTAGAATTTGAATTTTACAGTTTGCGTATTCTTTTTCATGATTTTGAACACCCAGTAATTTATGTTCAGTCTAAAAAATCACCTAAATATTACCTTATAAATTATAGAGAGATTTATTTAAGTGCTTCTTTGCAAAAATAGTTTAATGCACTTAAAAGAAATAAACATTGTAATAGGTTGCTTATTGAACTGACGTGGCAGTTCTCCggaatttctgataaaatcttgtTGTTTTCATGAAGATTATTGCATTATTACAGACAACCACAAGCCAAAACCAAAGCAAGCCAATGTTAAAAAGAATAATAATTAATGCGTTGCAAAGATATACTTGCGCTAACCTTTGAAGGTATAGCCATATTACACGTATATGCAAGGCCTAGAACGAAAAACTTCACGAGTTTCTTATCATTTGGTTATGAGATCTGTTGACAGAACTGTGATGTTTCTAGACACATCATAATGTCTCCATTTTACCTCCTCAACATTTCTTTTTCCATCTGGCGGAAGTTATccatatttaaattttaaaatgtttcccATTCACGAGTTACAAATCGATCTTAATCGACAAAAACCTTCAATCAATTAGTTCAAGGTTCATCTGCCATTCCTTACATCTAGATCCTCATAAATCGGTACATGGTAGCCGTTTAGCTAAGAGAGTAATGTAGGCAATGTTTAGCAATCTATTGCTTTCTAATTCAACTAACAGAATGCAATACATATAGTAGTTTGTATTACATTATCAATGACTTACTAGTGCTGTTATTACTGTCAATCCTGTCACTAGTAGGAGAGTGAGAGAAGCAGTTGACATTATAACAACTTAGAAAGGTTTCCTTGTTATCAATTTGTTTACCAGTGAAAATAAAATGTTCCAGATCTAGGTTCAACAACCAAACAAAAATCACTTGAGGGTTGTTGATTACTAATAGCTGTTATATTAAATTAGACGTCTAGCTATCTCTAACAAAAGTAAACGGGGTAAAATAAAGTGATGAAGTGCTCGAAAAAGATAGTATAAAGGAGTAGAATTTTCTagatttcaaaataaaattaaatgttatGAAGTTGACGTATGAGTTAACACTCGGCACAGAAAGTTTAAAATGGAGTATTATATTGAGGATAGACCGAATTCCTCCCTGAGATGCCAGCTACGCAAACATGTGGTATGAATAGATCCAATGAATTGATCCAATATCCAATGAATCATTGACGAAGCAGCTATTGTATTTTAAATAACTTCACTGCTTGCGCAACGACATTAAACTAAACTGGCTACTAGCTTGTTTCCGGGCAGCAAAAGCTTCCCCACTTCCTCCTAATCTTCGAGTTACCAGTGAAGTTTAGCTCCATAGACATCTAAATTCTCGGTGAATATCAAAGTATAAACTGTCCTGATCATATATGTTTTCAAGGAACTCAATATCAATGGTCTGTAGTCAATCACTGATAGATATGTTATTATAAAGCCTAGTTCTCATATTGGCTGTGAAACCTGGAGGCATTCTCGCGCAACAAAATACATGCGCCGCTAGGCTCGGCGGATTATGCTCAGATAAAGCTACTTTGTGATGATCGCATAAAAATGTCCCCTTGCCCGGTCGTTTCGAAACTGTTGACCTTCACCTGCACGGTGCATGTTGGGAAGGTTTTACCTGTGGCTCCttgcgaaagttgaacagcgctgaactcttgcgttgacaGCCATTTCACCACCGTCAATCATGCCACCGGTACTTGCGGCATATATGGGAACCGGGCATTAGCAAACTTATTTCCTAGAAATTTGAGATGTTTAACAGTTAAGCTCTAATATGTTAGAGCTTAACTGTtaattatgtaattatgtaATGTGTACTCAATTCTAACTCAATAACAATTAAATCAGCTAAAAACTGTACAAATCTGCAAAGGAGCTGAAATATCGAAATAGAATGACTAGCCCTCAATTGTTGAAGTCACTTTAAAAATAACCTGTAATCACCATCCATTTGAGAAACAGTAGTTCTATAAACCGAAGTGCATATTTAAGAAACCTTCTGCTCAACGGGAATATTGATGAACATCTGTGATATTAGTTGGCACATTGCCAGACAAGATTGGCAAGGAGAGCAGTAGTATAGCGCTAGGGAAAGCTGGTAGATGAGAGGCAGGAAACACGAGTGTGGTGGTGCAGAGGTCCCTTAAATATGTACAAAAGCATACAGTGAACGCGAGAGAGAAATGCAAAACATAAATGATAGCGAGATTCTTGGATAGCGTCACAAACTAAAAATACCACCATCACTTTCATCAACACATTCTAGCTGCTAGATTTTATCAAATAGAACTTGTTTATCACCGTGCTCGCCTTAGGAGCTTAGAGGCTAGAGCCGTACTGGGTTGGACCGGTCAGTGTCCTTTAACAAACATAGATATTGGCTAAGCTTGTAAATGAAGCAACTTGTTGATTTGCTGGTCACAGTCCAGTGGCTAGAAGGCTAGTACTGCTCTCTGCCAGCAAGTGTCGATGCTGTTTAATACATGGCTGGCATGGAGCGAGCGTCTAACGTCTTCCTTAGATAAAAGCTCGAGTTATTGAATGTATTCGACAACATGACTCAACCACTTTTTGAATGGCAGACAGTGTCGAAACCTAGCACCTATGTGTCATGTCATATTCAACTTCCTCACGCTAGTGCGGAAAATGTCAGACTCACCTAAAAAGGAAACTTGCTAACATTGAAGCTTCTGAAGCTTGGCCTTTGGGAAAGTATGATTATAAATGCTGGCATTCCATTATATGCTGAAAGTGACACCAAAGACTCTGCTTACATCTAGTGAGATGCTGGCAGGGCATAGCAGGTCTTTTAGCCAAATACTTCAGCTTCAAGCAACCAGCATTTTACGTAAAAGAGACCAATATAGCATTGAAGTCACCTTCAAAAGCTATTTGTAATCATACATACTGCTTAATACGTACGACTTTTGTATATGTTTTTCAAAAAGACACTCTTTAGCGACAAACTCTCTGTTGAATTGACTTGAAATATGTCTGATTACATTGACCTGTTCTTTAGTTTGTAACAAGAAACACAGCTTTCAGAATATTTTCAGTTCGCTGATTTTGGAAGGGTACAATCCAATCCAAAACAGCAGATTCAAAAACTAGTAAAGTTGAAGGAATTGGACCAAGGCACTACTAGCAAACAGTAATAAACTCCCATAAAATATTAACTGGTAGATAACTGAGAAAAAAGGGTCTGTAAAAACACATTAGTCAAGTAGAGCGACTGGTCGGAGAACACCAAAGTCTACCCACATAGAGCAGTCAATGCCCAGCTTACCCACGTAAAACTGAAcaactttttatatattaatcAAAGTTGTCAACCAGCGAAGCATAGGATAAGCAGACTATAATTGATGTTGCCGTGAATAATACACCGAACATGTGATGAAATGGTAAATAGTTCTATGCCTTTGCCAATGTATCCTCAACCCGGATCTTTGTTGTCCGAGCCGTGTGTATTATGCGTGCGGCAAGAGGACGACGGAAAGAATTTTATGAAGATAGACGGGAACTGCGATCACCTTGTCCCACAGTTAGCGCACAATAGATACCTAGTTTATTCTTACTAACCGGATCTAGGCTACAACAGGACATGAATTTGAGATGAAGTTCATTTGGTGTTGGTTGCAGATCCAAGACAGTGGGGTTTGGAGGATACTCTCAAGTGGCTACAATGGGTTGCAAACCTTTACCATATCAGCGATGTTACCAACTGTCTCTCATTTGATGGGGCTACTTTGTGTGGATTCTCCGAGGAGGATTTCATCTTTCTAACGGGCACAAAGGAAATTGGGCAAAAGATAGCTGCCCAGCTAGATCTTTGGAAAAGAGGTATGAGAAAGTTCTTGCTCATCCTAAAATTACAAGTTGGACATAATCCAGCAACAGTTGTTATTGCTTTGTTTACTGTTTGTAGTCACTGGAATGACCCCAAGTACCTCATCATACCAGTTTCAACAGCAGCCGATCAACCAGAAGCCATCAATGTCCAATCAGTCAGCTGATAACACTTCCAAATTAATGGATGGAAATTGGTGGGAACCCCAACAGCAACAGTTCTCAGAAATAAACTCAACGAACCAGTTTGCCAGCAATCTTGGAAGTGACAACTTTTCCAGCTTGAAAACTGGAAACTCTCTTATGATGGGCAGCAAATCAGATCTGAGGAGCAGTAGCTCAGACCTAAGAATGAATAACTCTGATATGAACAACAGCAGTTCGTTTCAATTATTTAACTCTCCCAATCAACAACTGCCATTCGATGTTGATCAAATGCAAAGTCGGAACACACCTCGGCCCACAATTCCTTTAGACCGATTCCGCAGTGTGCGTGAGTCTTTccagaacgaaggttttttgCCATGGCAAAAGTATCAAGAGTTAACGAGTATGACACCTGGCCGAATAGCGCCACCGAATACCCAAACTGCCTCAACTGTTATGTTTGCGACAACATCTGGGGTGAAAGAAGAGACAACTGTAAGAAGTGCTACAGCAACGTTTCCTTTGAGCGGCATCGAGCAGGATGATGGAATACCGGCTACAAGTGCAGCTCCACCTCCAGCTGAATCTGATAATGTTATAACAAACCTTACAAGCATGGGAAATGAGATGCTGCCGGAGTACCCGGAAGTCAACCTTCTTGAGCTGAAAACTGAAACGATAGAAGGCAGCAGCGCAGAGGCAGCGATGGACACTCTGGAACCACAAGGTGAATTATCAAAAATAGAGAAATATATCTTTAGATCGCAGGGACACAATGTATCATACATTTTCTACTTGACAAAACTCACTCTGGCCACTGTTGAAATGTTTGCATCATATCTTGATTAAGAGGATTCAATGGTAAAACTACCAACATTTCAGGTTAAGTAGGCACTAGCTAGGAGTTTTTGCTTGCAACATAAATAATAGCTTCTGATGTTTTGGCTATTGCGCCCAGTGGACTAATATTTCATAATCATTCAACTATGACCATGGTTCAGTAGCTCTATAGAGCTACTGAGGGATGCCTAGCTACATGCGGTTGACTATTTATTCTCCATTCGCCATTTTCATAGCATTTCTATAGTGAACAAGCTTGTAACTAACAGGTTTAATGTTGAGCATAAACTATGCTTTCAATACTTTAAACTGTCTCTTTACTACACTGACTTTCTGACAGACATCAATGGACTGGTAAAAGAATGAATCATAAAATAATGGCGTATTATTTATCGTAATGTTTAGAGAATTCAATTGTGTTTATTAAAGGGGatagaaaataatttttcaagatTTTCCAGTACTGTTTGACTAAAAATGAATAAGACTTACAAGTGGTGAGAATAAAATCTTGCAGAGCTGACTTTGTGTTTATATCTAAAGGCATATCTTTTTGATACAGAGATGTTTGATTGATCTGAAAATATCAAGCTGGTCCATGaacttgaaaatatatttttggcCAAAAAGCTATtatgacaaatatttttaaaaactggcagtttgaaatgttgaaaaatgtCAAAACTTAATGACTTTTAAACTAAGAACTTTAGCTTTTGCATAGCCAAATTCTATGCAATGAAAGGCCGTGAAGTTACAACCCTGGTATCTAATAAAGTGCTTCAAATCACAAAGTTAAGTTGAGCCACTactaatttgaataaaaatcaCGTTTCAGTGCCAGCTGATAAACCTGCTAAGAAAAAGTCAGCCAAGCACCCGATCCACCTATGGGAGTTCCTTCGGCAGCTATTGCAAGATGGCAAAGAGTGCATCAGATGGATAGACCATGAACGAGGTGAGTACTAGGAAGAACTGATGAAGTCGTTGTCAAGTGCGGCACATTAGCTAGCAGTTTTTTGCTATGATGGACATTGTTGCGTGACCTTAGCTTATGTATAATATTTAACTTATGCCTGTTACAGGTGTTTTCAAAATATACAACTCTCAAGAAGTGGCTAAGCTATGGGGAGAGAGAAAGAACAGACCAGCGATGAACTATGACAAGCTCAGCCGCTCTATCCGGCAGTATTACAAAAAAGGAATTATCAAAAAGACAAGTCAGGGAAAGCGACTTGTTTATCAGTTTTGTGAAGGTTACCTGTAGAGCAATGCAAAGCACCTTGTGAACTCCTTTACTTGTAGAGCAATGCAGAGCACCTTGTGAACTCTTTCGTTACCTGTAAAGCAGTGCAGAGCACCTTGGGGACTCCTTCGTTACCTGTAGAGCAATGCAGGGCACCTTGGGGACTCCTTCGTTACCTGGGAAGCAATGCAGAGCAACTTGGGGACTCCTTCGTTACCTGTAGAGCAATGCAGAGAATCTGCTGAATCAACCTAGTTGTATCCACTCCTAACTGTAATCATTTTTAGTTTGCACCTGTTAAATGACTATACAATGTTAAGACCTTTGCCAACAGCTCCCTAGTTGACCATGaaattatgttttaattgttatttCTGCCACGCAATTATGGGCTATGGGTGAAGTCAGGCAGATGAGCCTGTAACACCATGTTAATTTACATTATACGACTAACTGCCATACCTGATACATACCAGTTACACAGAGActcatttattttttcatttctgACCAGCACAGAGCTTGTTCATATCATAAAGTCACGGTTGTGGTAAAGAGTTTATAATTGATATTGTAACACTTTTCATTATGCTGTACATAGATACTGGTCCTACCTGTATTACTGGTCATATTTTCATACTCTCCAACTTGATAGCTGTTATAAGAAAACATCTACTCAGGCTAGTAAAACTGTTTACTTTGTAAATGCACTCCTATGTGCCTATATTGTTTATCTTATCTTTTGGATAGAAATAATTTCACAACCCCATCCTTATTTGTTGAACTTGGTCTAATAGCCTATTTCTATGCAAGAAAAAGCCATTTTGGGTGATGGAATAGGATATGTAAATAAACAGTACCCAGTCTTTACAACTATTATTACAAGACTCAAATGGCACCTGTGACAAGTTGCGACAAGTGCT
The genomic region above belongs to Watersipora subatra chromosome 1, tzWatSuba1.1, whole genome shotgun sequence and contains:
- the LOC137392533 gene encoding uncharacterized protein, with product MGSYYVNHSEYPDTDLKSNFNSRSFRNVSQQPNGPTTQTTTQGLLDDNVCYANIRRGLGFEVSTPTDGNSDDWTSRARASPVVERLIFQELQSNIIEAAQSIGVALDPRQWGLEDTLKWLQWVANLYHISDVTNCLSFDGATLCGFSEEDFIFLTGTKEIGQKIAAQLDLWKRVTGMTPSTSSYQFQQQPINQKPSMSNQSADNTSKLMDGNWWEPQQQQFSEINSTNQFASNLGSDNFSSLKTGNSLMMGSKSDLRSSSSDLRMNNSDMNNSSSFQLFNSPNQQLPFDVDQMQSRNTPRPTIPLDRFRSVRESFQNEGFLPWQKYQELTSMTPGRIAPPNTQTASTVMFATTSGVKEETTVRSATATFPLSGIEQDDGIPATSAAPPPAESDNVITNLTSMGNEMLPEYPEVNLLELKTETIEGSSAEAAMDTLEPQVPADKPAKKKSAKHPIHLWEFLRQLLQDGKECIRWIDHERGVFKIYNSQEVAKLWGERKNRPAMNYDKLSRSIRQYYKKGIIKKTSQGKRLVYQFCEGYL